In Rhinopithecus roxellana isolate Shanxi Qingling chromosome 4, ASM756505v1, whole genome shotgun sequence, a single genomic region encodes these proteins:
- the LOC104671488 gene encoding beta-defensin 110: protein MKIQLFFFILLFWVTVSQAKKKYPEYGSLDLRRECRMGNGRCKNQCHENEIRIAYCIRPGTHCCLQQ from the exons ATGAAgattcaactttttttctttattctgctcTTTTGGGTCACAGTTTCACAAg ccaaaaagaaatatcctgagtATGGTAGCTTGGACTTGAGGAGAGAGTGCAGAATGGGTAATGGTCGATGTAaaaatcaatgtcatgaaaatgaaattaggATTGCTTACTGCATAAGACCTGGAACTCATTGCTGCTTGCAGCAGTAA